From the genome of Campylobacter sp. MIT 99-7217, one region includes:
- a CDS encoding ferritin-like domain-containing protein has protein sequence MHQHSIIMGNIPLGKFFFLRLENAFLLAEKGDIFELLSDYDNLENDLLSWCNFKGEKFLEKTKINNSFAYKMLKNSSTKFHAFDPKLSIAPLENGLSARGAKLENASPHYHFNLSVKDEIWSDNVSKIYQESKSSQWNASTDIAWHDIPKYNPSLEFAIAQIMTYLVENEFSALYIPSKFLPTISPFYHEVPLLLSSVIGDEARHIEVFIKRANATGLGLQYSTLTTQQSLYTLYKEQDYLKSSFLLHIMGEGTFMDLLSFLENYAQDEPTKNLLRLARKDEGRHVAYGMGHVKSAISNNPKRIELLKDAVFRRKHYLDELSGESSLLLESLALFAGGGDSASNFSFGFEAVEDLKQKMEKNRTKRLVECGIDEDLAHDMSKSHTPNFM, from the coding sequence ATGCACCAACATTCTATCATCATGGGAAATATTCCGCTAGGTAAATTTTTCTTTTTGCGTTTGGAAAATGCTTTTTTGCTCGCTGAAAAAGGCGATATTTTCGAGCTTTTAAGTGATTATGACAATCTTGAAAACGATCTTTTATCTTGGTGCAATTTTAAAGGCGAAAAATTCCTTGAAAAAACAAAAATTAACAATTCCTTTGCCTACAAAATGCTTAAAAACTCAAGCACTAAATTCCATGCCTTTGATCCAAAGCTTTCTATCGCTCCGCTTGAAAATGGTCTTAGTGCAAGAGGAGCAAAGCTTGAAAATGCAAGCCCTCATTATCATTTCAACCTAAGCGTTAAAGATGAAATTTGGAGTGATAATGTAAGCAAAATTTATCAAGAAAGCAAAAGCTCGCAGTGGAATGCAAGCACAGATATAGCTTGGCATGATATACCAAAATACAACCCAAGCCTTGAATTTGCCATAGCTCAAATCATGACCTATCTTGTGGAAAATGAATTTTCAGCCCTTTATATCCCCTCTAAATTCTTGCCGACTATCTCGCCTTTTTATCATGAAGTGCCTTTACTTTTATCAAGTGTGATTGGCGATGAGGCAAGGCATATCGAGGTTTTTATTAAGCGTGCAAATGCTACAGGTCTTGGGCTTCAGTACTCAACCCTTACCACACAACAAAGCCTTTATACGCTTTATAAAGAACAAGACTATCTTAAATCAAGCTTTTTACTGCATATCATGGGCGAGGGAACTTTCATGGACTTGCTAAGCTTTTTAGAAAACTACGCCCAAGATGAGCCTACTAAAAATCTTTTAAGACTAGCTAGAAAAGATGAGGGCAGGCATGTAGCTTATGGAATGGGGCATGTAAAAAGTGCCATTTCAAATAATCCCAAACGCATAGAGCTTCTCAAAGACGCTGTTTTTAGACGCAAGCATTATTTAGACGAATTAAGTGGCGAATCCTCGCTTTTGCTAGAGTCCTTAGCTCTTTTTGCAGGCGGTGGAGATAGTGCTTCAAATTTTAGCTTTGGCTTTGAAGCGGTGGAGGATTTGAAACAAAAAATGGAAAAAAACCGCACTAAAAGGTTGGTAGAATGTGGCATAGATGAGGATTTAGCTCATGATATGAGCAAGTCTCATACTCCAAATTTTATGTAA